One window of the Xiphophorus hellerii strain 12219 chromosome 15, Xiphophorus_hellerii-4.1, whole genome shotgun sequence genome contains the following:
- the LOC116733735 gene encoding complement C1q-like protein 2 encodes MKSSLFLVAVLVCGLVGAQQGGLPERVQKLEADNDILTKSRVAFSAALVDTNEWTAKGPFEADETLKFERVITNIGNGYDPATGLFTAPVKGLYYIQVTGIAGPNGELHAGVKKNGVNMFAIYQKAGTQAGASNAMVLVLEQGDRVYVQLWARKTIADQGRLSTFTGFLVFPM; translated from the exons ATGAAGTCCAGTTTGTTCCTGGTGGCGGTTCTGGTGTGCGGCCTGGTCGGCGCTCAGCAGGGCGGTCTGCCTGAGCGGGTCCAGAAGCTGGAGGCGGACAACGACATCCTGA CCAAATCCAGGGTGGCGTTCTCCGCCGCACTCGTCGACACCAACGAATGGACCGCCAAGGGCCCGTTTGAGGCTGATGAAACTCTGAAGTTCGAGAGAGTGATCACCAACATCGGCAACGGATATGACCCGGCAACAG GTCTCTTCACCGCCCCGGTCAAAGGACTCTACTACATCCAGGTCACTGGAATCGCCGGTCCGAACGGTGAGCTGCACGCCGGGGTGAAGAAGAACGGAGTAAACATGTTCGCCATCTACCAGAAAGCAGGAACCCAGGCCGGCGCCTCCAACGCCATGGTGCTGGTTCTGGAGCAGGGAGACCGGGTCTACGTCCAGCTGTGGGCCAGGAAGACCATCGCTGACCAGGGCCGCCTCAGCACCTTCACCGGGTTCCTCGTCTTCCCCATGTAG
- the LOC116734560 gene encoding kinesin-like protein KIF26A isoform X2 has product MMDWKDLAAQKLSLSRMRKSQPDPEASPEAPAPDPPLFTGGFGGALQLSPPAVPPCLLRAGSKVKDTPGMGKVRVMVRISSANSSDSESKSFLKVDGRKKQLTLIETPSGGNSTSCQRRPIAAAPKTFTFDAIFTQDASQAEVCSGTVSEVIQSVVNGADGCIFCYGHANLGKTYTMIGRDCSTQSLGVAPTAISWLFKLIEERREKSGARFSVRVSAVEISGQEEALSDLLAELSASAGDQAEAPGPAVSLREDPVCGSQLQNQTELRATSAERAAYFLDAALAERRSSRTPSDQDARRNSHFLFTLHLYQERADKSNKATVSGRSRLHLLDLGSCETDISRTREGSAAQCLSLSALGNVILALSNGAKHVPYRDSKLTMLLSESLGNINCRTTMIAHISDSAANFMETLTTVQLASRIHRMRKKKSKYASSSSGGDSSCEEGPSCRPPHVQPFYPRIVALDPDLPLLLSSDPDYSSSSEQSCDTVIYVGPGGTAISDRELSDNEGPPSFVPIIPSLNKKRTKDSPRSDGDHFKCNTFAELQERLDCIDGSEAPNALSTESRAAQPMKNQTGPESEENSSLNVTGPDSRLPSVESPVESSKRTSADGEKLSGSLIQPCSVQSSEPCSSDPEPVVREKVRGAITRPSPPQSLPQRPLTAPDSGAAVRRTPPVGMSCQAPRQSQPLELPDRERSHHSTGYAMEVSGLRAALLGRCLDRDFLRTTITLQQPVELNGEDELVFTVIEEFPIGLVPDNGRPANLLSFNPECSLQALAAGSGPVSIISSINDEYDAYTTQHGVTGSGCHSSAGLRPAEREDSTSANRFFMRGESTAAESASFLTSPSIYHRQPFLQHGLKSSLNDSGICFSELDSDPATPNKPSFTKASGFPDSTKATPKGSSKVRAFSTPTSSLHHTHHSSLPRKTKPTSSAAVGNNTQENLLFQGSTFVDPRELEFLSAGKPMRSGTASISPKRSGGNSNSVPRSPKTQMSSTAQRVVDGCEKPISRRGDTLIKLPRLTRGATTLGTVSTSHSSETKCGQVAASVTGTLRFSSLGKKSNGQKSSMISPPTPLIRQSSQEQKTSFPSALKPSSDSGRFAFPKSLTSEEEFTFRHQADSFSHNTSSLKIDHGSARTSSSLKTRGAKADSHRHYGSLRSLERGDSPTSTLLKPEVFRDASGAAAGGTCKSNRSVPRLGLPPLNTACSSQASSTFLSTSSKLSQVRGNGNSRVAGSAGLKVRTSSISSSKSLSSPPGPNASLPPTGKPPARAGTGVKTGRGTIMGTKQVISRAANSRVSELAAGQKQLSRGAGESEGTDSGTSGVSTLLPSPYSKITAPRRPQRYSSGHGSDNSSILSGELPPAMGRTALFYHSGGSSGYESMIRDSETTGSTSSAHDSMSESGASNRGRVSKSPKKRGNGGFLRRRLIPAPLPDASGLGRKVGGQWVDLPPLGGALKEPFEIKVYEIDDVERLQRKEETGSEVLLRRQQRLEELRRRHAELQAELQQAKLHLLQRPGRRSSEFDVDQNLDRESQEYLEALARATAELERCVNLCKARVMMETCFDISVATATSAAAVQDGRHRV; this is encoded by the exons GCTGAGGTTTGTTCTGGAACCGTGTCAGAGGTCATCCAGTCGGTGGTGAACGGCGCCGACGGCTGCATCTTCTGTTATGGACACGCCAACCTGG GGAAGACGTACACCATGATTGGCCGGGACTGCTCCACCCAGAGCCTGGGCGTGGCGCCCACGGCCATCTCCTGGCTCTTCAAGCTCATCGAGGAGCGCAGGGAGAAAAGCGGGGCTCGTTTCTCCGTCAGAGTGTCAGCGGTGGAGATCTCCGGCCAGGAGGAGGCGCTCTCCGACCTGCTGGCTGAACTCTCTGCCTCGGCGGGGGACCAAGCGGAGGCCCCGGGGCCGGCCGTGTCACTGCGGGAGGATCCTGTCTGCGGCTCCCAG CTGCAGAACCAGACGGAGCTGCGTGCGACCAGCGCCGAGCGCGCCGCCTACTTCCTGGACGCCGCTCTGGCGGAGAGGAGGAGCAGCCGGACGCCGAGCGACCAGGACGCCCGGAGGAACTCCCACTTCCTGTTCACGCTTCACCTCTACCAGGAGAGGGCGGACAAGAGCAACAAGGCAACAG TGTCGGGCCGGAGTCGTCTCCACCTGCTGGACCTGGGCAGCTGTGAGACGGACATCAGCCGGACCAGGGAGGGCAGCGCGGCTCAGTGTCTGTCCCTGTCCGCTCTGGGGAACGTCATCCTGGCGCTGTCCAACGGGGCCAAGCACGTCCCCTACAG AGACAGCAAGCTCACCATGCTGCTCAGCGAGTCTCTGGGTAACATCAACTGTCGAACCACCATGATCGCCCACATCTCGGACTCGGCGGCGAACTTCATGGAGACGCTGACCACGGTGCAGCTGGCGTCCCGCATCCACCGCATGAGGAAGAAGAAATCCAAA TAtgcctccagctcctccggAGGCGACAGTTCCTGTGAGGAAGGTCCATCCTGTCGACCTCCTCACGTTCAGCCTTTCTACCCCCGGATCGTGGCTCTGGATCCTGACCTACCGCTGCTGCTCTCCAGCGATCCTGACTATTCCTCCAGCAGTGAACAGTCCTGCGACACCGTTATTTACGTCGGTCCCGGTGGAACGGCGATATCTGACCGAGAGTTGAGCGACAATGAGGGCCCGCCTTCCTTTGTCCCCATCATTCCCTCCCTGAACAAGAAGCGAACCAAAGATTCTCCCCGTTCAGACGGAGATCACTTTAAGTGCAACACATTCGCAGAGCTGCAGGAGAGGCTCGATTGCATCGATGGCAGTGAAGCTCCAAACGCGTTAAGCACAGAGAGCAGAGCAGCACAACCAATGAAGAATCAAACTGGACCAGAATCTGAAGAGAACTCCTCTCTAAACGTAACCGGACCAGACTCCAGACTCCCTTCGGTTGAAAGCCCAGTGGAATCCTCCAAAAGGACCAGTGCTGATGGAGAGAAACTCTCTGGTTCCCTCATTCAGCCATGTTCGGTACAGTCCAGTGAGCCTTGTTCATCAGATCCAGAGCCTGTGGTAAGAGAGAAGGTTAGAGGAGCCATAACCAGACCATCACCACCTCAGTCGTTACCCCAGAGGCCCTTAACAGCACCTGACTCAGGGGCAGCTGTCAGGAGGACTCCCCCAGTGGGTATGAGCTGTCAAGCACCAAGACAAAGCCAACCTTTGGAGTTACCAGACAGGGAAAGGTCCCATCACTCCACAGGTTACGCCATGGAGGTCAGCGGCCTTCGAGCGGCTTTGCTAGGAAGATGCCTGGACAGAGACTTCCTCAGGACCACCATCACGCTCCAGCAGCCCGTGGAGCTGAACGGGGAGGATGAGCTGGTGTTCACCGTCATAGAGGAGTTTCCTATCGGCCTCGTCCCGGACAACGGCCGCCCCGCCAACCTCCTCAGCTTTAACCCAGAGTGTTCGCTGCAGGCCTTAGCTGCAGGTTCCGGTCCAGTCAGCATCATCAGCAGCATCAATGATGAGTATGATGCTTACACGACTCAGCATGGAGTTACAGGATCAGGCTGCCATTCATCTGCAGGATTAAGACCCGCTGAAAGAGAAGACAGTACTTCAGCAAACAGGTTTTTCATGAGAGGTGAGAGTACAGCAGCAGAGAGCGCGTCCTTCCTGACCTCACCAAGTATTTACCATCGACAGCCATTTCTGCAGCATGGCTTGAAGAGTTCGTTGAATGACAGTGGTATTTGTTTCTCAGAGTTGGACAGTGATCCCGCCACACCCAACAAACCATCATTTACCAAGGCCTCTGGTTTCCCTGATTCCACCAAAGCCACACCTAAAGGATCCTCTAAGGTGAGAGCTTTTAGCACTCCCACTTCTTCTCTCCACCACACCCATCACTCCAGTCTTCCCAGGAAAACCAAGCCTACCTCTTCTGCAGCCGTAGGCAACAACACACAAGAGAACCTGTTGTTTCAGGGAAGCACCTTCGTTGATCCAAGAGAGCTTGAGTTTCTCTCTGCAGGCAAGCCAATGAGAAGTGGCACAGCTAGCATCTCCCCCAAAAGGTCTGGAGGAAACAGCAACAGCGTTCCTCGATCTCCGAAGACACAAATGTCTTCCACAGCTCAGAGAGTCGTTGATGGCTGCGAGAAGCCCATCAGCAGAAGAGGAGATACTCTCATCAAGCTGCCACGGCTCACACGAGGTGCAACAACTTTGGGAACTGTTTCCACTTCACACAGCTCTGAAACGAAATGTGGTCAAGTAGCTGCCAGTGTGACGGGGACATTAAGGTTTTCATCACTGGGGAAGAAGTCAAATGGCCAGAAAAGTAGCATGATCTCTCCTCCTACGCCACTTATCAGACAGTCCAGCCAAGAACAGAAGACAAGTTTTCCAAGTGCCTTAAAACCGAGCAGTGACAGTGGAAGGTTTGCTTTCCCTAAAAGCTTAACCTCAGAGGAGGAGTTCACCTTCAGGCACCAAGCAGATTCATTCAGTCACAACACGTCTAGTTTAAAAATCGATCATGGTTCTGCCAGAACGTCTTCCAGTCTGAAGACACGAGGAGCCAAAGCAGATTCTCACAGGCACTATGGTAGCTTGAGATCTCTGGAGAGAGGAGACAGTCCAACCTCAACTCTGCTGAAACCAGAAGTGTTCAGAGATGCTAGtggtgctgctgcaggaggTACCTGCAAATCCAACAGATCTGTACCGAGACTTGGCCTTCCACCTTTAAACACTGCCTGTTCCTCTCAAGCCTCTTCTACTTTCCTTTCAACATCCAGTAAACTATCGCAGGTCCGAGGCAATGGTAACTCCCGTgttgctggttctgctggactgAAGGTTCGAACATCGTCAATCAGCAGCTCTAAAAGCCTGAGCTCCCCTCCTGGACCCAATGCCAGCCTACCCCCAACTGGCAAACCTCCTGCCAGAGCTGGAACCGGAGTTAAGACGGGAAGGGGCACCATCATGGGAACCAAGCAGGTCATCAGCAGGGCAGCTAACAGCCGGGTCAGCGAGCTCGCCGCTGGTCAGAAACAACTCAGCAGAGGGGCCGGAGAAAGCGAAGGTACCGACAGCGGGACGAGTGGCGTCAGCACGCTGCTGCCCTCGCCCTACAGCAAGATCACAGCACCGCGACGGCCGCAGCGCTACAGCAGCGGACACGGCAGCGACAACAGCAGCATCCTCAGCGGGGAGCTGCCCCCCGCCATGGGCCGCACCGCCTTGTTTTACCACAGCGGGGGCAGCAGCGGCTACGAGAGCATGATCCGAGACAGCGAGACGACCGGCAGCACTTCGTCAGCCCACGACTCCATGAGCGAGAGCGGAGCGTCCAACCGAGGCAGGGTGTCCAAATCGCCCAAGAAGAGAGGAAACG GCGGCTTCCTGCGGCGGCGGCTGATCCCCGCTCCGCTGCCGGACGCCTCCGGCCTGGGCAGGAAGGTCGGAGGTCAGTGGGTGGACCTGCCGCCGCTGGGCGGCGCCCTGAAGGAGCCGTTTGAGATCAAGGTGTACGAGATCGATGACGTGGAGCGGCTGCAGAGGAAGGAGGAgacggggtcagag GTCCTGCTCCGGCGGCAGCAGCGACTGGAGGAGCTGAGGCGGCGCCATGCGGAGCTGCAGGCGGAGCTGCAGCAGGCGAAGCTCCACCTGCTGCAGCGTCCCGGCAGGCGGAGCTCAGAGT TCGACGtggaccagaacctggaccGGGAGTCGCAGGAGTACCTGGAGGCTCTGGCACGGGCCACGGCGGAGCTGGAGCGCTGCGTCAACCTCTGCAAGGCCCGCGTCATGATGGAGACCTGCTTCGACATCAGCGTCGCCACGGCAACGAGCGCCGCCGCGGTGCAGGACGGCCGCCACAGGGTGTAG
- the LOC116734560 gene encoding kinesin-like protein KIF26A isoform X1 has product MMDWKDLAAQKLSLSRMRKSQPDPEASPEAPAPDPPLFTGGFGGALQLSPPAVPPCLLRAGSKVKDTPGMGKVRVMVRISSANSSDSESKSFLKVDGRKKQLTLIETPSGGNSTSCQRRPIAAAPKTFTFDAIFTQDASQAEVCSGTVSEVIQSVVNGADGCIFCYGHANLGKTYTMIGRDCSTQSLGVAPTAISWLFKLIEERREKSGARFSVRVSAVEISGQEEALSDLLAELSASAGDQAEAPGPAVSLREDPVCGSQLQNQTELRATSAERAAYFLDAALAERRSSRTPSDQDARRNSHFLFTLHLYQERADKSNKATVSGRSRLHLLDLGSCETDISRTREGSAAQCLSLSALGNVILALSNGAKHVPYRDSKLTMLLSESLGNINCRTTMIAHISDSAANFMETLTTVQLASRIHRMRKKKSKYASSSSGGDSSCEEGPSCRPPHVQPFYPRIVALDPDLPLLLSSDPDYSSSSEQSCDTVIYVGPGGTAISDRELSDNEGPPSFVPIIPSLNKKRTKDSPRSDGDHFKCNTFAELQERLDCIDGSEAPNALSTESRAAQPMKNQTGPESEENSSLNVTGPDSRLPSVESPVESSKRTSADGEKLSGSLIQPCSVQSSEPCSSDPEPVVREKVRGAITRPSPPQSLPQRPLTAPDSGAAVRRTPPVGMSCQAPRQSQPLELPDRERSHHSTGYAMEVSGLRAALLGRCLDRDFLRTTITLQQPVELNGEDELVFTVIEEFPIGLVPDNGRPANLLSFNPECSLQALAAGSGPVSIISSINDEYDAYTTQHGVTGSGCHSSAGLRPAEREDSTSANRFFMRGESTAAESASFLTSPSIYHRQPFLQHGLKSSLNDSGICFSELDSDPATPNKPSFTKASGFPDSTKATPKGSSKVRAFSTPTSSLHHTHHSSLPRKTKPTSSAAVGNNTQENLLFQGSTFVDPRELEFLSAGKPMRSGTASISPKRSGGNSNSVPRSPKTQMSSTAQRVVDGCEKPISRRGDTLIKLPRLTRGATTLGTVSTSHSSETKCGQVAASVTGTLRFSSLGKKSNGQKSSMISPPTPLIRQSSQEQKTSFPSALKPSSDSGRFAFPKSLTSEEEFTFRHQADSFSHNTSSLKIDHGSARTSSSLKTRGAKADSHRHYGSLRSLERGDSPTSTLLKPEVFRDASGAAAGGTCKSNRSVPRLGLPPLNTACSSQASSTFLSTSSKLSQVRGNGNSRVAGSAGLKVRTSSISSSKSLSSPPGPNASLPPTGKPPARAGTGVKTGRGTIMGTKQVISRAANSRVSELAAGQKQLSRGAGESEGTDSGTSGVSTLLPSPYSKITAPRRPQRYSSGHGSDNSSILSGELPPAMGRTALFYHSGGSSGYESMIRDSETTGSTSSAHDSMSESGASNRGRVSKSPKKRGNGGFLRRRLIPAPLPDASGLGRKVGGQWVDLPPLGGALKEPFEIKVYEIDDVERLQRKEETGSEPPLQDVEKVLLRRQQRLEELRRRHAELQAELQQAKLHLLQRPGRRSSEFDVDQNLDRESQEYLEALARATAELERCVNLCKARVMMETCFDISVATATSAAAVQDGRHRV; this is encoded by the exons GCTGAGGTTTGTTCTGGAACCGTGTCAGAGGTCATCCAGTCGGTGGTGAACGGCGCCGACGGCTGCATCTTCTGTTATGGACACGCCAACCTGG GGAAGACGTACACCATGATTGGCCGGGACTGCTCCACCCAGAGCCTGGGCGTGGCGCCCACGGCCATCTCCTGGCTCTTCAAGCTCATCGAGGAGCGCAGGGAGAAAAGCGGGGCTCGTTTCTCCGTCAGAGTGTCAGCGGTGGAGATCTCCGGCCAGGAGGAGGCGCTCTCCGACCTGCTGGCTGAACTCTCTGCCTCGGCGGGGGACCAAGCGGAGGCCCCGGGGCCGGCCGTGTCACTGCGGGAGGATCCTGTCTGCGGCTCCCAG CTGCAGAACCAGACGGAGCTGCGTGCGACCAGCGCCGAGCGCGCCGCCTACTTCCTGGACGCCGCTCTGGCGGAGAGGAGGAGCAGCCGGACGCCGAGCGACCAGGACGCCCGGAGGAACTCCCACTTCCTGTTCACGCTTCACCTCTACCAGGAGAGGGCGGACAAGAGCAACAAGGCAACAG TGTCGGGCCGGAGTCGTCTCCACCTGCTGGACCTGGGCAGCTGTGAGACGGACATCAGCCGGACCAGGGAGGGCAGCGCGGCTCAGTGTCTGTCCCTGTCCGCTCTGGGGAACGTCATCCTGGCGCTGTCCAACGGGGCCAAGCACGTCCCCTACAG AGACAGCAAGCTCACCATGCTGCTCAGCGAGTCTCTGGGTAACATCAACTGTCGAACCACCATGATCGCCCACATCTCGGACTCGGCGGCGAACTTCATGGAGACGCTGACCACGGTGCAGCTGGCGTCCCGCATCCACCGCATGAGGAAGAAGAAATCCAAA TAtgcctccagctcctccggAGGCGACAGTTCCTGTGAGGAAGGTCCATCCTGTCGACCTCCTCACGTTCAGCCTTTCTACCCCCGGATCGTGGCTCTGGATCCTGACCTACCGCTGCTGCTCTCCAGCGATCCTGACTATTCCTCCAGCAGTGAACAGTCCTGCGACACCGTTATTTACGTCGGTCCCGGTGGAACGGCGATATCTGACCGAGAGTTGAGCGACAATGAGGGCCCGCCTTCCTTTGTCCCCATCATTCCCTCCCTGAACAAGAAGCGAACCAAAGATTCTCCCCGTTCAGACGGAGATCACTTTAAGTGCAACACATTCGCAGAGCTGCAGGAGAGGCTCGATTGCATCGATGGCAGTGAAGCTCCAAACGCGTTAAGCACAGAGAGCAGAGCAGCACAACCAATGAAGAATCAAACTGGACCAGAATCTGAAGAGAACTCCTCTCTAAACGTAACCGGACCAGACTCCAGACTCCCTTCGGTTGAAAGCCCAGTGGAATCCTCCAAAAGGACCAGTGCTGATGGAGAGAAACTCTCTGGTTCCCTCATTCAGCCATGTTCGGTACAGTCCAGTGAGCCTTGTTCATCAGATCCAGAGCCTGTGGTAAGAGAGAAGGTTAGAGGAGCCATAACCAGACCATCACCACCTCAGTCGTTACCCCAGAGGCCCTTAACAGCACCTGACTCAGGGGCAGCTGTCAGGAGGACTCCCCCAGTGGGTATGAGCTGTCAAGCACCAAGACAAAGCCAACCTTTGGAGTTACCAGACAGGGAAAGGTCCCATCACTCCACAGGTTACGCCATGGAGGTCAGCGGCCTTCGAGCGGCTTTGCTAGGAAGATGCCTGGACAGAGACTTCCTCAGGACCACCATCACGCTCCAGCAGCCCGTGGAGCTGAACGGGGAGGATGAGCTGGTGTTCACCGTCATAGAGGAGTTTCCTATCGGCCTCGTCCCGGACAACGGCCGCCCCGCCAACCTCCTCAGCTTTAACCCAGAGTGTTCGCTGCAGGCCTTAGCTGCAGGTTCCGGTCCAGTCAGCATCATCAGCAGCATCAATGATGAGTATGATGCTTACACGACTCAGCATGGAGTTACAGGATCAGGCTGCCATTCATCTGCAGGATTAAGACCCGCTGAAAGAGAAGACAGTACTTCAGCAAACAGGTTTTTCATGAGAGGTGAGAGTACAGCAGCAGAGAGCGCGTCCTTCCTGACCTCACCAAGTATTTACCATCGACAGCCATTTCTGCAGCATGGCTTGAAGAGTTCGTTGAATGACAGTGGTATTTGTTTCTCAGAGTTGGACAGTGATCCCGCCACACCCAACAAACCATCATTTACCAAGGCCTCTGGTTTCCCTGATTCCACCAAAGCCACACCTAAAGGATCCTCTAAGGTGAGAGCTTTTAGCACTCCCACTTCTTCTCTCCACCACACCCATCACTCCAGTCTTCCCAGGAAAACCAAGCCTACCTCTTCTGCAGCCGTAGGCAACAACACACAAGAGAACCTGTTGTTTCAGGGAAGCACCTTCGTTGATCCAAGAGAGCTTGAGTTTCTCTCTGCAGGCAAGCCAATGAGAAGTGGCACAGCTAGCATCTCCCCCAAAAGGTCTGGAGGAAACAGCAACAGCGTTCCTCGATCTCCGAAGACACAAATGTCTTCCACAGCTCAGAGAGTCGTTGATGGCTGCGAGAAGCCCATCAGCAGAAGAGGAGATACTCTCATCAAGCTGCCACGGCTCACACGAGGTGCAACAACTTTGGGAACTGTTTCCACTTCACACAGCTCTGAAACGAAATGTGGTCAAGTAGCTGCCAGTGTGACGGGGACATTAAGGTTTTCATCACTGGGGAAGAAGTCAAATGGCCAGAAAAGTAGCATGATCTCTCCTCCTACGCCACTTATCAGACAGTCCAGCCAAGAACAGAAGACAAGTTTTCCAAGTGCCTTAAAACCGAGCAGTGACAGTGGAAGGTTTGCTTTCCCTAAAAGCTTAACCTCAGAGGAGGAGTTCACCTTCAGGCACCAAGCAGATTCATTCAGTCACAACACGTCTAGTTTAAAAATCGATCATGGTTCTGCCAGAACGTCTTCCAGTCTGAAGACACGAGGAGCCAAAGCAGATTCTCACAGGCACTATGGTAGCTTGAGATCTCTGGAGAGAGGAGACAGTCCAACCTCAACTCTGCTGAAACCAGAAGTGTTCAGAGATGCTAGtggtgctgctgcaggaggTACCTGCAAATCCAACAGATCTGTACCGAGACTTGGCCTTCCACCTTTAAACACTGCCTGTTCCTCTCAAGCCTCTTCTACTTTCCTTTCAACATCCAGTAAACTATCGCAGGTCCGAGGCAATGGTAACTCCCGTgttgctggttctgctggactgAAGGTTCGAACATCGTCAATCAGCAGCTCTAAAAGCCTGAGCTCCCCTCCTGGACCCAATGCCAGCCTACCCCCAACTGGCAAACCTCCTGCCAGAGCTGGAACCGGAGTTAAGACGGGAAGGGGCACCATCATGGGAACCAAGCAGGTCATCAGCAGGGCAGCTAACAGCCGGGTCAGCGAGCTCGCCGCTGGTCAGAAACAACTCAGCAGAGGGGCCGGAGAAAGCGAAGGTACCGACAGCGGGACGAGTGGCGTCAGCACGCTGCTGCCCTCGCCCTACAGCAAGATCACAGCACCGCGACGGCCGCAGCGCTACAGCAGCGGACACGGCAGCGACAACAGCAGCATCCTCAGCGGGGAGCTGCCCCCCGCCATGGGCCGCACCGCCTTGTTTTACCACAGCGGGGGCAGCAGCGGCTACGAGAGCATGATCCGAGACAGCGAGACGACCGGCAGCACTTCGTCAGCCCACGACTCCATGAGCGAGAGCGGAGCGTCCAACCGAGGCAGGGTGTCCAAATCGCCCAAGAAGAGAGGAAACG GCGGCTTCCTGCGGCGGCGGCTGATCCCCGCTCCGCTGCCGGACGCCTCCGGCCTGGGCAGGAAGGTCGGAGGTCAGTGGGTGGACCTGCCGCCGCTGGGCGGCGCCCTGAAGGAGCCGTTTGAGATCAAGGTGTACGAGATCGATGACGTGGAGCGGCTGCAGAGGAAGGAGGAgacggggtcagag CCGCCGCTCCAGGACGTGGAGAAG GTCCTGCTCCGGCGGCAGCAGCGACTGGAGGAGCTGAGGCGGCGCCATGCGGAGCTGCAGGCGGAGCTGCAGCAGGCGAAGCTCCACCTGCTGCAGCGTCCCGGCAGGCGGAGCTCAGAGT TCGACGtggaccagaacctggaccGGGAGTCGCAGGAGTACCTGGAGGCTCTGGCACGGGCCACGGCGGAGCTGGAGCGCTGCGTCAACCTCTGCAAGGCCCGCGTCATGATGGAGACCTGCTTCGACATCAGCGTCGCCACGGCAACGAGCGCCGCCGCGGTGCAGGACGGCCGCCACAGGGTGTAG